The Sodalis praecaptivus genome includes a region encoding these proteins:
- a CDS encoding carbon-phosphorus lyase complex subunit PhnI, which produces MYVAVKGGEKAIEAAHALQAALRRGEAGERELATDQIAQQLGLAVDRVMTEGGVYDPELAALAIKQASGDLVEAIFLLRAYRTTLPRVADSLPLDTGQMRLERRISAVYKDLPGGQVLGPTYDYSHRLLDFTLLAEGKTPASPRAEQPLDACSHMFDLMTAEGLAAHEEDDGSEPPDITRQPPAYPAPRAARLQQLVRGDEGFLLALGYSTQRGYGRTHPFAGEIRTGYVTVLIAPEELGFSIEVGELLLTECEMVNGFTAPEEEPPFFTRGYGLVFGRAERKAMAMALVDRALQTGEYQERITSPAQDEEFVLSHADNVEAAGFVAHLKLPHYVDFQAELELVKRLRKAYQENDRD; this is translated from the coding sequence ATGTACGTTGCGGTAAAAGGAGGGGAAAAAGCCATTGAAGCCGCCCATGCACTCCAGGCCGCGCTGCGGCGCGGCGAAGCCGGTGAACGGGAATTGGCTACCGACCAGATCGCGCAGCAACTGGGGCTGGCGGTCGATCGCGTGATGACGGAGGGCGGCGTTTACGACCCGGAGCTGGCCGCGCTCGCTATCAAACAGGCCAGCGGCGATTTGGTGGAAGCGATCTTTTTGCTGCGGGCCTACCGCACCACGCTGCCGCGGGTGGCAGACAGCCTGCCTCTCGACACCGGGCAAATGCGTCTCGAACGGCGCATCTCCGCCGTCTACAAAGATCTTCCCGGCGGGCAAGTCTTGGGCCCTACCTATGACTATAGCCACCGTCTACTCGACTTTACTCTGCTGGCGGAAGGGAAGACGCCCGCCTCGCCGCGGGCTGAGCAACCCTTGGATGCCTGTTCGCATATGTTTGACCTGATGACGGCGGAAGGATTGGCGGCGCATGAAGAGGACGACGGTAGCGAACCGCCCGATATCACCCGCCAGCCGCCCGCTTATCCGGCGCCGCGCGCCGCGCGATTGCAGCAGTTGGTGCGCGGCGATGAGGGTTTCCTGTTAGCGCTGGGCTACTCCACCCAGCGGGGCTATGGCCGCACCCACCCCTTCGCCGGTGAAATCCGCACCGGTTATGTCACCGTGCTCATCGCGCCCGAAGAGTTGGGCTTTTCGATAGAGGTGGGCGAATTATTGCTGACGGAATGTGAAATGGTGAACGGCTTTACCGCACCGGAAGAAGAACCGCCGTTCTTCACCCGCGGTTACGGCCTGGTGTTCGGCCGCGCCGAGCGTAAAGCCATGGCGATGGCGCTGGTGGATCGGGCGCTGCAAACCGGCGAATACCAGGAGCGTATCACCAGTCCGGCGCAGGATGAGGAGTTTGTCCTCTCCCATGCCGACAACGTGGAAGCGGCCGGCTTCGTTGCGCACCTAAAGTTGCCGCACTATGTCGATTTCCAGGCGGAGCTGGAGTTAGTCAAGCGGCTGCGCAAGGCGTACCAGGAGAACGATCGTGACTGA
- the phnF gene encoding phosphonate metabolism transcriptional regulator PhnF: MMNLSRHPTTRYQAIASQLENELHSHYRCGEYLPSESQLAARFAVNRHTLRRAIEELVNKGLVQRRQGVGILVLMRPYNYPLHAQARFSQNLLEQGSHPTSERLLAVLRPCHADVAAALACKEGENVIHLRTLRCVNGIPVCVINHYLPDLSWWPALQRFNQGSLHDFIHRELGHSLSRHQTRISARRADAQVSKLLTISLQSPLLCIRTLNTLSGSRRMAEYSVSLTRADMIELTLEH; this comes from the coding sequence ATGATGAACTTATCTAGACATCCGACCACACGTTACCAAGCTATTGCCAGCCAACTTGAAAACGAATTACATAGCCATTACCGCTGCGGCGAATATCTGCCTTCGGAATCGCAGCTTGCCGCGCGTTTCGCCGTTAACCGGCACACGCTGCGCCGAGCTATCGAAGAGTTGGTGAACAAAGGCCTCGTTCAGCGCCGGCAGGGCGTCGGCATCTTGGTGTTGATGCGCCCGTATAATTATCCGCTGCACGCACAGGCCCGCTTTAGCCAAAATTTGTTGGAGCAGGGGAGTCATCCCACCAGCGAGCGCCTTCTGGCGGTGCTGCGCCCCTGCCATGCCGATGTCGCCGCCGCGCTGGCTTGCAAAGAGGGGGAGAACGTCATACACCTGCGCACGCTGCGCTGCGTTAACGGTATCCCGGTCTGCGTTATTAACCATTATCTCCCCGATCTCAGCTGGTGGCCCGCGCTACAGCGCTTCAATCAAGGGTCTCTGCACGATTTCATTCATCGAGAACTTGGCCACTCTCTCAGCCGCCATCAGACGCGTATTAGCGCCCGTCGCGCAGATGCGCAGGTCAGTAAACTGCTGACGATTTCGTTGCAGTCGCCGCTTTTATGCATTCGCACCCTCAACACATTATCCGGCAGCAGGAGGATGGCGGAGTATTCCGTCAGTCTGACGCGTGCCGACATGATCGAACTCACCTTGGAGCATTAA
- the phnH gene encoding phosphonate C-P lyase system protein PhnH, whose product MTLLAGFSRPVADAQSTFRRALKALSEPGTLVTLPTIAAWGCLSPAATALLMTLVDRETPLWLDPEFQQEDIVSNLRFHTGAAVTAAFTAPFAVLHVDNHQPLSAFSAGSALSPEESTTVILDLPSLHGGETLRLSGPGIQTTRNIAPRLPSRVLSYLLDRPQHFPQGSDLILTSGSQLLALPRTTHVEVH is encoded by the coding sequence GTGACTTTACTCGCCGGTTTTTCCCGCCCGGTGGCGGACGCACAGAGCACCTTTCGCCGCGCTCTGAAAGCGCTCAGCGAACCGGGCACCCTTGTCACCCTGCCGACTATCGCCGCCTGGGGCTGCCTTTCGCCCGCCGCCACGGCGTTGTTGATGACATTGGTCGACAGAGAAACGCCGCTGTGGTTGGACCCCGAATTCCAGCAAGAGGACATCGTGAGCAATCTGCGTTTTCATACCGGCGCTGCGGTGACGGCGGCCTTTACTGCCCCTTTTGCCGTGCTGCATGTGGACAATCATCAACCCCTAAGCGCCTTTTCCGCCGGCAGCGCGCTGTCGCCGGAAGAGAGTACCACGGTAATCCTCGACCTGCCGTCCCTGCACGGCGGTGAGACGCTGCGGCTAAGCGGTCCCGGTATTCAGACCACACGGAATATCGCGCCGCGGTTGCCGAGTCGCGTGTTGAGTTACCTTCTCGATCGGCCGCAGCATTTTCCGCAGGGCAGTGATCTCATTCTCACGTCAGGTAGCCAATTGCTGGCGCTGCCGCGAACAACGCATGTGGAGGTGCACTGA
- a CDS encoding alpha-D-ribose 1-methylphosphonate 5-phosphate C-P-lyase PhnJ, with protein sequence MTELSGYNPGYLDEQTKRAIRRAILKAVAIPGYQVPFGGREMPMPYGWGTGGIQLTASVIGEQDVLKVIDQGADDTTNAVSIRRFFQRVSGANTTESTRQATLIQTRHRIPETSLTEDQILIFQVPIPEPLRFIEPRETETRNMHALEEYGIMQVKLYEDIARFGHIATTYAYPVKVNDRYVMDPSPIPKFDNPKMHMMPALQLFGAGREKRIYALPPYCKVESLDFDDHPFDVQRWEAPCALCGSRQSYLDEVVMDDQGTRLFVCSDTDYCHQQQEAKQA encoded by the coding sequence GTGACTGAACTGAGTGGTTACAACCCCGGCTATCTGGATGAACAAACCAAACGCGCTATCCGTCGCGCCATCCTTAAAGCGGTGGCGATCCCGGGGTATCAGGTGCCGTTTGGCGGGCGGGAAATGCCGATGCCCTACGGCTGGGGGACGGGGGGCATCCAGCTCACCGCGAGCGTCATCGGCGAGCAGGATGTGTTGAAGGTTATCGACCAGGGGGCGGATGACACCACGAATGCGGTATCGATCCGACGCTTTTTCCAGCGGGTCAGCGGCGCCAACACCACCGAAAGCACGCGCCAGGCGACGCTTATTCAGACGCGGCATCGCATTCCGGAAACGTCCTTGACGGAGGATCAAATTCTGATTTTCCAAGTACCGATCCCCGAGCCGCTGCGGTTTATCGAACCCAGGGAAACCGAAACCCGCAATATGCATGCGCTGGAAGAGTACGGCATCATGCAGGTGAAACTGTATGAAGATATCGCCCGCTTCGGCCATATCGCCACCACGTATGCCTATCCGGTCAAGGTTAACGACCGCTATGTGATGGATCCGTCGCCCATTCCGAAATTCGATAATCCCAAAATGCACATGATGCCCGCGCTGCAACTGTTTGGCGCCGGCCGTGAAAAACGTATCTACGCGCTACCGCCTTACTGCAAGGTGGAAAGCCTGGATTTTGACGATCATCCGTTCGATGTTCAACGGTGGGAAGCGCCCTGCGCGCTCTGCGGCTCACGCCAGAGCTACCTTGATGAAGTGGTGATGGATGACCAGGGCACCCGACTGTTTGTCTGTTCCGATACCGATTATTGCCACCAGCAACAAGAGGCGAAGCAAGCATGA
- the phnG gene encoding phosphonate C-P lyase system protein PhnG, translating to MDAPEARQRWMSVLAHSRPERLRHHWQPLNITPRYQRLRAPETGLTRLQARMGGTGRRFVLGDATITRAVIRLDDGTCGYSYILGRDKDHAELCALIDGLLQQQSDALELYRRVIAPLAAEQAEQRSLRAREIASSRVDFFTLVRGENP from the coding sequence ATGGACGCACCCGAAGCCCGTCAACGCTGGATGTCGGTGCTGGCGCACAGCCGGCCAGAACGCCTGCGTCATCACTGGCAACCTCTCAATATCACACCGCGCTACCAACGGCTGCGCGCGCCGGAAACAGGACTGACCCGTTTGCAGGCGCGCATGGGGGGGACCGGTCGACGTTTTGTTCTTGGCGACGCCACGATAACGCGGGCGGTGATACGTTTGGATGACGGGACTTGCGGGTATAGCTACATCCTGGGCCGCGATAAAGATCATGCCGAACTTTGCGCGCTGATTGACGGGCTATTGCAGCAGCAGAGCGACGCCCTAGAGCTTTACCGCCGGGTTATTGCGCCGCTGGCGGCCGAACAGGCCGAGCAGCGCAGTTTGCGCGCCCGCGAAATCGCCAGCAGCCGCGTCGACTTCTTTACGCTCGTCAGGGGGGAAAACCCGTGA
- the phnK gene encoding phosphonate C-P lyase system protein PhnK produces MTTEQPLLTVDHLTHLYAPGKGFSNVSFNLYPGEVLGIVGESGSGKTTLLKAISARLTPQQGSICYQGRDLYAMSESDRRRLLRTEWGVVHQYPMDGLRAQVSAGGNIGERLMAVGERHYGQIRAKAGQWLQDVEIPLARLDDLPGTFSGGMQQRLQIARNLVTHPKLVFMDEPTGGLDVSVQARLLDLLRGLVRDLDLAVVIVTHDLGVARLLAHRLLVMKQGVVVESGLTDRVLDDPHHPYTQLLVSSVLG; encoded by the coding sequence ATGACTACGGAACAACCGCTGCTAACGGTGGATCATCTGACGCACCTGTATGCGCCGGGTAAAGGGTTTAGCAATGTGTCCTTCAATCTCTATCCCGGCGAGGTGTTGGGCATCGTAGGGGAGTCGGGCTCCGGTAAAACGACGCTGCTGAAAGCGATATCGGCGCGGCTGACGCCTCAGCAGGGGAGCATTTGCTATCAGGGTCGCGATCTCTATGCCATGAGCGAAAGCGATCGTCGGCGTTTGCTGCGCACCGAATGGGGCGTGGTGCATCAGTACCCGATGGATGGCCTGCGCGCTCAGGTGTCCGCCGGCGGCAACATCGGCGAGCGTCTGATGGCGGTGGGTGAACGGCATTACGGGCAGATTCGCGCGAAAGCCGGTCAATGGCTGCAGGATGTCGAGATCCCGCTGGCGCGGTTAGATGACCTGCCAGGCACCTTCTCCGGCGGGATGCAGCAACGTTTGCAGATTGCCCGCAACCTCGTTACCCACCCCAAACTGGTGTTTATGGATGAACCGACCGGTGGTCTGGATGTGTCCGTCCAGGCGCGTCTGCTCGACCTGCTGCGCGGCCTGGTGCGCGATCTTGATCTGGCAGTGGTGATTGTGACTCACGACCTGGGTGTTGCCCGCCTGCTGGCGCATCGTCTGCTGGTGATGAAGCAGGGTGTGGTGGTGGAAAGCGGCCTGACCGATCGCGTGCTGGACGATCCCCATCATCCGTACACGCAACTGTTGGTGTCGTCCGTATTGGGGTAG